A region from the Mya arenaria isolate MELC-2E11 chromosome 2, ASM2691426v1 genome encodes:
- the LOC128246029 gene encoding uncharacterized protein LOC128246029, whose translation MGNKPSELDQQFLRKESDYPVPAEARYTLPPALVRASSKDLIRRLRKMASNGELSGSTQATGAKQGLVSQWVSRVRAYSSQYDSDSWNADQVIGSPRVYPQYGDIVGTWAPGDRNNSEFLELEYAEEVYVTGIDIYETYHAGGTKAVLGKTADGRWVPLYTAPSIENITSSRIFSPPLNEQSLKTRELRIEVDCTVAGTWVEIDAVQLHGRRFLLAPPPSMSDMASDLEKLINDERFSDCSFTVEGKTVYAHRAILCVRSDYFRALFADHTKESKSKEPIVIPDVSYPNFLAVLHFLYTNQLPDTLDTIALTNLWRVADRFSMDGLKALAALQVCEKINTENVVDTFVCANNNLPIIDEIRNNCMAFMSSHMSFVVNTASFERLPRDIMLEIIQQSTSKLKL comes from the exons ATGGGAAATAAGCCTTCAGAGCTGGACCAGCAATTCTTAAg GAAAGAGTCTGACTATCCAGTGCCAGCTGAGGCTAGGTATACGCTGCCACCTGCTCTAGTCAGGGCATCGTCTAAAGATCTCATACGGAGGCTTAGGAAGATGGCTTCAAATGGGGAGCTGAGTGGGTCTACCCAGGCGACTGGGGCCAAGCAGGGGCTGGTGTCACAGTGGGTGAGCAGGGTCCGGGCATACTCCTCACAGTATGACTCAGACAG TTGGAATGCGGACCAGGTAATTGGCTCACCAAGAGTGTACCCCCAGTACGGTGACATTGTTGGGACGTGGGCACCCGGAGATAGAAACAATTCAGAATTTCTTGAG tTGGAGTATGCCGAAGAGGTGTATGTGACAGGTATAGACATCTATGAGACGTACCACGCTGGGGGGACTAAGGCCGTGCTGGGGAAGACTGCAGATGGTCGCTGGGTCCCCCTGTACACTGCACCCAGCATAGAGAACATAACGTCCTCACGGATATTCAGCCCACCACTCAAC GAGCAGAGTCTGAAGACGCGGGAGCTTCGTATTGAGGTTGACTGTACAGTGGCAGGGACTTGGGTGGAGATAGACGCCGTGCAGCTACACGGCCGCAGGTTCCTTCTAG CCCCGCCCCCCAGTATGAGCGACATGGCATCAGACCTGGAGAAATTGATCAATGATGAAAGGTTCAGTGACTGCTCATTTACTGTAGAAGGAAAGACCGTGTACGCACACCGTGCTATCCTGTGTGTACGCTCAGACTACTTCCGTGCTCTCTTCGCCGACCATACCAAAGAGTCCAAATCAAAG GAGCCCATAGTGATCCCGGACGTGTCATATCCGAACTTCCTGGCTGTTCTGCATTTTTTGTACACAAACCAGCTGCCGGACACCCTTGACACCATCGCCCTCACTAACCTCTGGAGAG TTGCTGACCGGTTCAGTATGGATGGTCTGAAGGCATTGGCAGCGCTCCAGGTTTGCGAGAAGATCAACACAGAAAATGTGGTGGACACATTCGTGTGTGCAAACAACAATCTGCCCATTATAG ATGAGATCCGTAATAACTGTATGGCATTTATGTCAAGCCATATGTCTTTTGTGGTAAACACGGCTAGCTTTGAGCGCCTACCCCGGGACATCATGCTCGAAATAATACAGCAGTCAACCTCAAAACTGAAGTTGTAG